ATTCTCTGTCATCTCATAGTTTAAAACAAATTTCGGTGTCAACATTATAAGCATCGTACAAAAAACATGAGATGACAGAGAATCCATGAAGAGTCATATTTGTAAGAGAATTCCTTCGCATTTCTCTACATTGTTTACCATTAACCTTATAAGATAGGATATTACTCGGATTCTGACAAGTAAATACTTAATTTTATCACCCAATGACACGAATTTAATTGACTTTTCATACTTGCACAGTAGGATTTAGGGATCGGAGGAGGTGAAACGTGTGGGTTGAAAGTTTTCTTTTGttccttttattatttaattgtaTTTAATTTCAATGGATATATTTACCAAAATAACCTGCAACGTCAGCTACTTAACAGTTTTGTTGTCAAAATTAACGGAATAGAGTAAACTTGGAGACGGAACAAGAAAGTGAGACACAATAGAGTATAGGGAGTTTAGTGAGACTCGGTGAAGAGTAAAAGGGTCattttgttttctcctttttaGTTGACAAAGAGGTTCTCGTAATGTAGGCTTAAATCTCAAAATGGTCCTTGTGTTATTGCCTGACCAATTTAGTTCATTGTGTTTTTAATTTGGCCAGTTTGGTCCTCGTGCCAATTACAGATATTTCATCCAAGTAAAATTCATAAgttattataaacttatttataaaattatatatttaatttttaaatgaaataacattaaaaattaaaagaaaaattacccTTCTCCCCAAGGTTCTTTCCTCTCCCAAttttctccccccccccctctttcCACCTAATGTCACAACCTTAAATCTTATATGTGTTATTTCTCATTAATTTGGATTTTCTGTAAATTTAAACAAAGAGAAAGGGGAATACATCACTCTCTCAATTACAGGCTGTTACTCGATTACACAGTGTGAGACAAGATGATTTTCTTGGGACTACGATGATAGTTGGGGTCAAGGTGGATCTAGACACGCAAAATCTCCGTCtgttatctttttattttagaaAGAAATCTGGGGTTGATTTCATGTCTCATATACTCATTCAATCAAAAATTTGATATTGTTGAAATATAgtaggaaaaaaattaataaactttCTTTTCTCAATGGTAGCCCAAACGATCCTTAACCGAATCCACTCGAGGCCCATTAGTGCTCTTAAAGCAGTCTCAATTCAAACGAAACCCTAACGGCTAGTTTAGCAAACGTGTCAAATTTGACGAACCGCACGCGCCAACGGTCTCATTCCCGTTTCAGAACCTCCCCGTTCACCAAACGCCCTATTTATAATCCTGCCAAGTTCCAACCTTTACCCTAAAGCCATCGACTTTGAATTTCAGAGCCCACCGCTTTCCTTTTTCCGATCTCCAATTTCTGCTCTGTTGATCGCTTTTCCGTCGACCCTTTTCGTTTCTCGACGAATTTCTCGATTCGGATCCCATGGAGACTCCATCGTCAATCAGAAGAGTCACGAGGTCTCAGACTTCGGTTGCTCAGAACAACAGCAACATTCCCCTTTCAAGTGAGTGCTCtcactgttttttctttttcttccaaaCAGTCGAATAATCGTGGAAAATAAAATATGGGTTCTGTACAGATTCTTGATTTAATTGGAATtcgttttctttttggttttctttcaATACATGGGTTTTGATGGATTTACTCATGAATTTTCAATCAAAAATCCGGATTTTAATACATGGGGTTTTAATGGTTTATCATTAATCTGGTTGCTTTGTATTAATagattgttttcttttcttgttttgttaATCTTTCTTCAGGAAAGACTGAAGATTCTGAGAAAGCTCTGTTGAAATCGAGACCAAGAAATGGGAAGCAACAGCAAGACCGGTCTGTACTGATTGATATCACCAACGATTCTCCGATTGTGGGGCTTGCAACGGGAAGTTTAAAGACACCGTCGTCGGGCATACTGAAGCAGAGAAGCTGCAGAGCCAAGAACACACCCGGGTCCGGAGAGGCCTTGCTGAGAGGTCAAGTCAAGACCCTCTTGCAGCAAGTTGAAGAGGAGGCTGAGCTCTCAAAGATCTCGCTCGAAAGCCGCCCTATTCACCTGATTCAAGGCCTCGTCGCCAATTCTCCAATGGGGCTCCTCGCGCCAACACCGGCAAACACTCCACAGGTAGCTGATATCTCTGTTGGTGCAAGTGGAAGCAGCAATGTTGGTCTGAGTTCTGAGAAACCTTCTCCCCTCGTCCAAGAACAATTGATTTCTCAGGTTGGGATCTTCTCGTGTATTCATTTTGTGACGACAATTTCTGTTGGGTTTTCTTACTTTACCTACTGATTCTTTTTGGTTTAATCCATGAAAATGTGGTAGGTGGTATGTGACATCTTTGAAGGAAAAAATCAGGGGAGCCTCGAATCTCAGAAGAGTATCCTGAGCCGGTCTCTGCTGCTGGATTTCTCTGAGAAGTCCGAAATCTCCTCAGTCTCATCTGAGTTCTCCTCTGTGATTACTGACAGCAAAGAGAAGTCATCATCCCCAGATGATGACAATGCTTCCATCTGGTCGATGCAGGTCAATGCTAGCACCCATGATGaagatgaggaagaattagCAGACAACGATAAAGACGACTATTATCTGAAGCTTAATGAAGGTTATGggatggaagaagaagaggaacaagATGGAGGATACAATGTGGATGAGCTCTGTGATGGAATAAGCAATATATGTGTCGATGAGACGAGAAGGGTTCCCAAGTTTGCTGGAAAGCACACCAGATTTGTGTATGACAGTGAAGATGAAattgttgaagaagaagaagaagaagaagaagaaggatctgCAAAGACTCCGGAATCAGCTTCGCCGGGTGCCCTGCGGCTGAAGGGTTTGCCAACACCAAAGGGGAAGCACCTGCGGTTTCTTGAGGAGGAAGATTGAAAGATTTTGTGTCTGGTTTCAAGTGCTAAAGTTGTTTGGTTGTCTGTCTTGATAACCATGTTAAGGGAAAGTGCATTGGTTTCTTCTgttaatttttcaataatttttgcttatttttttgttttggattttatgGAACAGCTCAGATGAATTTGATCCTCTTAGACCAACTCCAACTcttggagtaaaactcaaattttatgtTCTAAACCAATTCAAATTTGCTCCAACTcttggagtaaaactcaaattttaatgtgtattttttttaattttatatttataaattcttttaatccaacggtaaagaaaaagatcaactccaaatttaaatccaactgctaaaataatttaaaaaaaaaaattttcatgtgtttcatTTTTGGGGCAAATTTAACCTCGAAATTCCCTGGATTGTCTATTTTTTTTagctttttatatttataacttCCTTGAATTCCAATGGGTAAAaaatctaatatgatcaaatctaacgataaataaaagggaactttaacgaaaagcacccggtactgttcactttaacaaaaaaccacatttttacactaaaaagtcaatcctggtactattcactttaccctttattttgtccttatcattaaaactcaaagttttcaagcccttttcattagttttccttaaataaaAAGATCCAATGCCTAAAATAATTCTTTCATgagtttcatattcttttacgAGTTTCATGATGTCggtttaatgatttttcaatatttatcgaaaattaaatatttttaggttaaaatgttcataaaattaaattagaaagtctacataattttttttttaaattacttttaagatcttaaattcattctttaataatttcggACGAAAAATTTAACTCATAAAGGTTAGAACAAAAAACATTGTTTCtaagttaaaacctaattttctgagttcaaaattttaaattttaacccaaaaattgGAGATGGTATATTAGGAGGTCCAAATGACCGTAGTGCGACAGACTTGCCTACTTGTTTGTTTAGGGTCAAAATCAGCAATGCAGTTCTTCCAACGATAAACCCAATCCCTATAAATTTGTAACGACGGACCTATAAATTACTTTAATAAAATTTACACATGACATGTAATTTACATTCAAAACCCGCTCATTTCTTTCCACATCTGGTGTCGAAAATATGTCGATTGAGAATGACTAGTCATAATCACTACCAAGAGCACAATATGTACATAAATAGGACGTCGTCTGGGCAGGTTTCTGATCTCTTGTCGACTCTACAACATCTGTGCTGCAACACTAAAACCACGGGTGCCACGTTGGATCCATCATGCACAAGTTCCTCGGAGTCAAGGCAGCGTCAACCAACTCAGTCACTCCGCGCTGCACCGACTGCGGTGGTTCCATGACGTTATCCTCCTGAACGCAGCACAACACACACGACACAAGATTAGGGGCGTATAAATTAGCAATTGATTCTGCATTCTGAATCAATTCTGGAAACCAATAAGCCCTAAAACAGCATGCATTTTTGCTCATTTCATGACACAGGCACTCAACATCATTGTTAGTACGAGCCTGTGTGTTGTTATAAGATCGGAGGCACTGGCTTACCTCTTCGGAAAAGGACTGGGGGGCGATTCCATTGATCCGGCCAATAACATGATCGACATTGCTGATGACCTTCTGCTTGAAGTCAACGGGGCTCATACTACCCCCTCCAGCAAACGGGGCCATAGGCATACCGAGGGGTCTTCTCCAAGACCAAGACAGCAGCTCATCACGGAAAAACATAGCCAACTGATGCCACAGATGTTGACTTTGCTGCAAAACAGAAAGATTGGGATTTAGGACACAATCTCTTTTTCTTACATATAATTTATGCTCATACAGAAAGCAACTGCCAAGAAAAACTCACTTTGGGTGAAACAACAGCCTGTGCAGAAGCACACATTGCAGACACAATGAGGCCTTCCACTCCAAAATGAGAGAAGAAAGCTTGCATGTTCCTTGTAAGACGAAAAGGCACTGGCTCATTCAATTCGACCATTCCATTTACATCATATGCAGGATGAAAATCGGTTTGAAATATTTTGCCTGTGTTCTtagcaaataaaattttatttggggACCTCCCTCCAATTTGTAGCATGAGAGACATAAGGCTCGAGAGGGCCAACTGGATGGCAAACTGCTTCTTGAAAGTCCACATATGGTTCCCATTTAACAGAGTCTTGTACATGTACTGGGAAAAAATGCCGTCAGATACAAGATTTTTTGTTATGTCATTGTAAGCTTGGAGGCGAAGGTCTCCGACAGCTTCGTTAATGACTTGGCCAGATACAACCGGGTTCAATTGCTCCTTGAAATAGGTGATGGGAAGATCCGCCTCCTTGTCATTCCTTGAACAGTGATTCTCATACACCTCAAGAAAGGTGCTGTACATCAAATCATCTTCTACCATTCGGACCTGCACATACAGCAATAGTCGATTTTAATAAGcaacttcctttttctttccatGGTTACAATGGCAACCACATTCCAAAGACAAACTAACTATAAACCAACCAGGGCATAGTAAAATGGGTTTATCCATAGATACATATCGAATCTAATCCCTCAAATGTGACAAACCTGGGACCAAACAGGAATGATGATTGGCGTGTGAATGGATATGTGGCGTCGCCTTGATTCCTTGTGCTTATCAAACATGTGGTTCATCACACGGAAAAGCTGCAATATTCGTTCATCACTTCTAGCATTAGGGGTTAAAGATGTCTGGACAATAAAATGACGTTGGGAACCATCAGAGCCAATAAGAGTCAAACGCCGGAAACTACTTCCATGTCTTCGCACTATTGGTATATCAGCTCCGACCCTGTCTAACTTTACTGTATGGTCAGGTGCAATTTCCTGCAAACATTAATGTTGTTTTTATATAAGAATATACATTAGAAAGGAAATAGAATTTTTAATCGACTTGATCCAAAAGGGTTTATCAAATGCTTGATAGTCATTTAACATAATAGAATCAACTTGGGATACGTCACAACCACCTCCATTCATCCAATGACACAGGAAGACCAATCAGATAAAACCATAGAACAAACAATAAAGCCAGGACAATGATATGAGCAGAAATGTGCAAAACACTGATTTAGTTACCTGATCGCTAAAGTACTGTCCTGGAACTTCCACATCAACAACATGGAAGTCGCGCAACACCCTGCTTTCCTCTTCCAGCTTCAAGACAGCTGGAAACCTGTCCTCAACATTGCTCTGGAGGACATTTTTCCAATGCTTTAACCGCTCAGTCAATTCAGAGAGGGTGGCTGGGAAAGTAGTCGTACTCCCAGGATCAAGATCACGCTCGAAATCCTGTTTGTACTCTCTCACAAAATCAACGTGCTTATTCACAGCATCTTGTGAAAAACAAGCTCGGCAAACACCGGAGAGTTCCTTCTTAAGCGATTGGGGAACTTCAGCTGTTGTGGGAGTTGGGTACTTGTAACAGCGGTGGAGCAAGGCATTAACCACAGCTAGAAGTCTCTCCTCTGGCAGAGTGACAAACCTTGAACCAATTTCAGTCAGCAGAGTCTGCACCCggaaagttaaaaaaattaattaggattggttttcttatatatatatatatatatatatatgacttcTAAATAACAAAAGTACATCAAATATTTAACTTTAAAATTCTGAGACAGAAATATCAGACCTCAAGTTCACTAGCCAAATTAGTATGTTTGCTTCTAAGAGCCTCCATTATATCCTTTGCAGCATCAAAAGCGCTGGCAGCAGAGGGTACCGAGCCCAAAGCACCATTACGCCTTAATGCACTCTGACCACCATCATTGATGGTTGAGGAACTTTGCTGCTCATTACCTTGATGCATGCCACTCTCGACAACTGTGGACCTTTCAGATTCTTGCCCATGAGTGTTTCCACCATCATGAGAACCAATTCCACCACCAGATTGGGCAGTTTGGAGAACTTGGTTGTCTGACGATAAACCACTGCCACTATGACCTTGTACTCTAGAATTCCCATCAGCTAACCCAACTGAACCAGCACTCGCACCAGAGGCACTTTGCTGTATCCTTTGAGCCATTGCCATTCTACTACCAAGCTCGGTTTTATTTGCAACATCACGCCGTTCAAGCAAGTATGTGCGCAGCCAGTAATATAGGGCCTGAGATTATAATCCTCGAGAAAATCAATATTTATGTTGGAGTGAAATACTGTAATATTTGGATGTCTATTTCTTtgacaaacttaacattttaccTGGGGAAACACAGTGGCGATTTTTAGTAGGACGAGTTTGCAATGGGGAGCTTCTGTCCTCTGCAAAGAAAGTAAGAGTTGTGGAATCCAAGAAAGCCAGACCCAGTGGGGAATTTGGTCAATATATTTATCAAAAGACCTCCCAACATGTTCATTGGGAGTATCAAAGCTTAGAAGATATAAAATACGAGCTAGATGATTTCTTGAGTTAGATATCCCAAATCTGATGCCTTCAAGAAAGCAACAGACAGCATACTCCAACCATGTTTCATCATTCCCTTCTCTGTAAGCCTGTGCAAAACAGATAGCAAATGGGTCAcgcaccaaattttttttttttttttttttttttgtaaaaaaaaagaaactaaaatcatcaaacGCATTTGAAGCAGATTACAGGACATACCATGTCACAATAATTCCCCCAGCTTATCCATCCTTTAGGCAAATTTTTGAAAAGGTTGACAGCATTGGAGTATGAAAGATTAGCACCTTCATAATCATTTATCTTTAACAAGAAATCCCCCTTCAGACGAAATATTTCTGCTTTATGTTTCACAGGAAAATACTCTAAGTTGGTGCTGTTGATTAGATTGAGACCACTGGTAAGCTCCCCTTTCATTTTCAAATAAGCTTTTGCCTGTTCTGTAATCTTAACAAAGGCCTCCTGGTAAAATACATGGAAAGAGATTAGAAACCTGTATCTAGGGAAAACAGAAGTGGTTTATGAAAAGATATCACCAAAACAACATATCACAGTTCAACAAGTATAAAACATCAACTAAGATGATCGGATTCAAGCAACATAAGGTTCAAGATGGTAATTAACATATGACCAAGTTACAAAACATATTCCAGAAACGAAAATAATACACTGAGGGCTTTCAACACATCAGCTAGTTACCCCCAGAATAGAGTCATTGGCTTGTAGTGGAGGATGTTCATAAAGGCCCAACAACAATGTTTTTTCTCATTTGTACTTTTGGTGGATAGAAATAAGcaactaaatcaaataaaataatatgGTTGTAGTTATTAATACCTGCACTTCCATCGTTGAATGGCCGTACATCTTTTCAAGTATTGAGACACAAACATCGTATAGGCCTTGCTTACGACCAATGTGAGCAAGCTTATTAACATTCCAAGCTTTGTCACGATAACCAAGGTGATGAAGTTGTGGGTTCGTTGATGTAAAATCTTTGAATGCTTCTATGActgcgttgtacatttcattccTCCACTG
This is a stretch of genomic DNA from Malus domestica chromosome 02, GDT2T_hap1. It encodes these proteins:
- the LOC103400045 gene encoding uncharacterized protein, translating into METPSSIRRVTRSQTSVAQNNSNIPLSRKTEDSEKALLKSRPRNGKQQQDRSVLIDITNDSPIVGLATGSLKTPSSGILKQRSCRAKNTPGSGEALLRGQVKTLLQQVEEEAELSKISLESRPIHLIQGLVANSPMGLLAPTPANTPQVADISVGASGSSNVGLSSEKPSPLVQEQLISQVVCDIFEGKNQGSLESQKSILSRSLLLDFSEKSEISSVSSEFSSVITDSKEKSSSPDDDNASIWSMQVNASTHDEDEEELADNDKDDYYLKLNEGYGMEEEEEQDGGYNVDELCDGISNICVDETRRVPKFAGKHTRFVYDSEDEIVEEEEEEEEEGSAKTPESASPGALRLKGLPTPKGKHLRFLEEED